The segment AGGTATTCGGCGAATAGAGGGCGACATTCTTCCCAGGACAGCAATTGCTCTCGATAATCGGCGAAGTTGTCAGATCCCTGGATGCAGACATCTCCTGTTTTCAGTTCTGTCGCCAGGTAGGAAAAGACGCATACTTCCAAGTGTCGGCGGGCGATTTCATATCCGCCGACACGCTTTTTAACCCGAATGGTCCGCTGCCATGCCTCAGAAGCGAAAGAGAGGTCCACCTCATCCGACAACCAGTCGCCCCGGAGGTTTCTGTGTTCCTTCACAAATTCCAAGGCCCGGATCAGGCGGCGGTCCTCCGAAGTGGAATCCAGTCGGAGGGCATCAATCAAGCGGAATAGGATCGGACGGTGGTTCCGCCGGAAAAACTTCAGAATCAAGGGAAGGTAGTTGTTCCCGTGACAGGAAGCGACGGCTTCACAGTCGTCAAGAAGATTAGGAACCCCTCCCCGGTCGGCTAAAGTTTCTTTGATGAGGCGGCCCGCCTCCGCATCCTGAGGGTCGTCTCGTAAAACTTGCAACACTTCTGTCAGGGTTGAAACCAGCGATTCCGTCCTCTCCCTGTGTTGCTCCCTTACTCGCTCCAGTTCTTCTTTGCCAAGCTTATGGAGGCTTCCCATTAGCTTAATGAACAGGGTACCAAGGTGATCCCGTGTCTTGGTTTGCCCGCGGTAGATTAGGCACAGGAGAAGTGTGATCCGTTTTGTCCGCTAGAAATCTTTCATTTCTCGGGCGTCCAAGGCTTTGGCCTGGGCCGCGAAATGGTTCACCTTGGCCGGAGGTATCCCCTCCAGATAGGGAATTGAATCGCCGAAGGTGTTCAACCAGGCCAAATGATCCAATCGCTCTCGGATCTCCGACAGCTTTGGCTTCTTGGGGAGCTTCTTCAATCGGTTGTAGTCACTGTAATGGGATTCCCCCCGTTCGAGCAATTCCTCCAATCGATGGATATCCCGGTCACTCAGACGGCGAAGGACCTGTTCAAAGAATCCATCGTTGACGGTTTTCCGGACGTGCCGGGCCAACCGGTCCAGGGTACTGAAGGCGGGGAGTTCAAAGGTTTGACGGATGAGTTCCGCGATGGCCACATTGATCAAGTCCGCCGGGTGGTCCATCACCTGGGCCGCCTTTTGGACAGCCTCCAGAGCGATACGTTGCGCTTCCTTCCCATAGGGTTTGATCCCGCGGAATTTGCGGATAGCCGCCTGGTGTTCGTAACGGACGCGCGGATTACCGTAACCGGGCGTCGTATCCGGTTTAAGGCTCATCCAAGACCGAAGGTGATTGATGATTGGCTCGGGTACCTCTTCCAGCTTGGGGAAATAACCTAAACGCTGAGAGGTCTTCAACAAAATCATGGCATTGAGGAGATTCTTCGTTCCACGAGCGGTGCTGTAGATAAAGCGGGCTTCGTCTGCTGTCGGCGTGTAGACCCGTTCCAGCTCCTTCGCGGTGTATGAGCGCTTGAGCCGGGGGTAAGCGGTGCGTTCGATGGAGGCCAACGATCCATTCCCCCCTCATGCATTTCGTGTAGAATTATTGCCATGCGATTTTTTCGACTTCGGCTTGGAGGTCGGAACGAGTCGCCTGAACGTAAATCATTGTGGTGTCCAGACTGTCATGCCCCATGATCTGGGCCAACCGGTGGAGCGGGGTTTTTTCGGCCATGACGTACCCGAACCGGTGCCGGAGATCATGGGCGCTTAACCCTTCTAACCCCGCCCGGCGCATATATTTTTGGATCAGGTGACGAAGGGCCCGTTCTCCCAAACGACCGCCGGTTTTTTCGGAACGGAAAAGGGGATCGTCGCCCTGGCTGTCCAGTGCTGCCAGATATTCTTCCAGCGCGGTCCGGATGGTGACATTGAGCGGGACCTCCCGTTGCTTGTTCCGTTTCCCGGAACGGACTGTGAGGCGGCCGCTTCGCTTGCCGAGAATCACATCCCGGAACTGAAGGTCACAGACCTCCATGGTCCGCAATCCGGTATGGAGCATCAGAAGGAGGATCGTCCGGTCCCGGATCGTACCGTTACGTTGAACCGCTGCCACCAGGCCCGCCTCCTCTTGGTCTGTCATCTGTCTTGGGCTGGTTTTTTCCACCGGTACAAGTTTGACCGGTTTGGCAGGATTAAGGGAAACGATGTTTTGCTTCGCCGCCCATTCGAAAAACCGTTTGATGGTCACAAGTCGACGGTTGACCGTGGCAGGCTTTAAGGATCGGACGTTTTGCATATACTCCCGATAGCGGATCAGCGTCGGTGTTGTGATGTCCGCAGGATGAAAGTCCCGATCTTCCTCCTGATGGGTGTTCCATCCGGTTTCCACCCAAGCGGCAAGAAGTCGCAGATCCCCGGCATAATCCCGAAGCGACTTCGGGTTGAGGTCATCATAGGTAGGGGTAGTTCCAGCGAAGCTGTCACTACCCGCAATAAGGAATTTAATTAAAAATACACCATTTCTGATTGCACTTCTTCAATTGGAATTCGCTCCATCATATCTAATTTAAAGATACCGTAAGGATTTACGTGGCTGTAGATAAGCGGACTTAGCGCTCTCAAATCTTCCGGTGTCATCATATCCATCCATTTCTTTTCTGATAAAACAGATTGAAAGGCAATTTTGTAATAAATGCAGGGAATGAACAGCAACCTCCTGGTCTTCCAATCTATTTGTTGAAATTTCTCCACCTTTTCCGTAAAAAATAAAGCCGTTGGCAGAATTCCAATTCTCTACAACATTGAGCCCTTCATTAATTTCTCTCCGAACGTCTTCTGAGCCTATATAATCACACAAGAAAATGGTTTTAATGACTTTTCCCAACTCAGAAAGGGCCTGATATGTAGGGTGTTTTAAGTTACTTCTTGTAAATCGTTTTAAGATAGCCTCCGTTTCTGCTGTTCCAAGACGCAGGGCTGTAGCATATTTAATCATCTGATCATATTGCTGACGAATCAATTCCCAGTTGATA is part of the Kroppenstedtia pulmonis genome and harbors:
- a CDS encoding tyrosine-type recombinase/integrase codes for the protein METGWNTHQEEDRDFHPADITTPTLIRYREYMQNVRSLKPATVNRRLVTIKRFFEWAAKQNIVSLNPAKPVKLVPVEKTSPRQMTDQEEAGLVAAVQRNGTIRDRTILLLMLHTGLRTMEVCDLQFRDVILGKRSGRLTVRSGKRNKQREVPLNVTIRTALEEYLAALDSQGDDPLFRSEKTGGRLGERALRHLIQKYMRRAGLEGLSAHDLRHRFGYVMAEKTPLHRLAQIMGHDSLDTTMIYVQATRSDLQAEVEKIAWQ